Proteins co-encoded in one Ananas comosus cultivar F153 linkage group 15, ASM154086v1, whole genome shotgun sequence genomic window:
- the LOC109721230 gene encoding 40S ribosomal protein S9-2-like, which produces MVHVSFYRNYGKTFKKPRRPYEKERLDAELKLVGEYGLRCKRELWRVQYALSRIRNAARELLTLDEKNPRRIFEGEALLRRMNRYGLLGENQNKLDYVLALTVENFLERRLQTIVFKTGMAKSIHHARVLIRQRHIRVGRQLVNIPSFMVRVDSEKHIDFSLTSPFGGGRPGRVKRKNMKNAAKKAAGGDGDEEDEE; this is translated from the exons ATGGTTCACGTCAGTTTCTACCGCAATT ATGGGAAGACGTTCAAGAAGCCACGCCGCCCCTACGAGAAGGAGCGGCTCGATGCCGAGCTCAAGCTGGTGGGGGAGTACGGGCTCCGATGCAAGAGGGAGCTGTGGAGAGTTCAGTACGCTTTGAGCCGGATCCGGAACGCGGCGAGGGAGCTCCTCACTCTGGATGAGAAGAACCCTCGCCGGATCTTCGAGGGAGAGGCTCTTCTTCGCCGGATGAATCGATACGGCCTGCTTGGCGAGAATCAGAACAAGCTCGATTACGTCCTCGCCCTTACGGTCGAGAACTTCCTCGAGCGGCGGCTTCAGACCATCGTCTTCAAGACCGGGATGGCCAAGTCCATCCACCATGCCAGGGTCCTAATCAGGCAACGCCACATCAG AGTTGGGCGGCAGTTGGTTAACATTCCCTCATTCATGGTGAGGGTAGATTCTGAGAAGCACATCGACTTCTCCCTCACGAGTCCGTTTGGCGGAGGTCGCCCTGGAAGAGTGAAGAGAAAGAACATGAAGAATGCGGCAAAGAAGGCAGCTGGCGGTGACGGTGATGAGGAGGATGAAGAATGA
- the LOC109721229 gene encoding uncharacterized protein LOC109721229 → MRSLKRLLLSSSSFPSISIIPSYNRTETLGHVLLLFRRAHSIRSPSSSSSSSFSATGDDEWNDAWEMAWLPEDPSSRDRAPWESSDAAAAAAPADMDADTKAFVAEMDERWNERRAARKLQQGTDQSADHSPAVADAAGSGAKSAAADDYRVRKQRIHAGLWMKEIEKMEEAKLGGSGAGDDIDRLLDSCSEIFDSGNMELGDSKIPNMTEFKTNPDGWETTSKNQDGNIWEITQREEDILLQEFERRIAFSKFQIASFIRTHIFSRRRPIDGWKYMIEEIGPNARRGKGSVQRLPSITDASTQPYKEEKPAIGLNLNSRRGR, encoded by the exons ATGCGCTCCCTCAAacgcctcctcctctcctcttcctccttcccTTCGATCTCTATAATCCCCTCGTACAATCGCACGGAAACCCTAGGGCACGTACTACTTCTCTTTCGAAGGGCTCACTCCATTCgatctccttcctcctcctcctcctcctccttctctgcCACCGGGGACGACGAGTGGAACGATGCGTGGGAGATGGCGTGGCTCCCGGAGGACCCCTCGTCCAGGGACCGCGCGCCATGGGAGTCttccgacgccgccgccgccgccgcccccgccgacATGGACGCCGACACCAAGGCCTTCGTGGCGGAGATGGACGAGCGCTGGAACGAGCGGAGGGCCGCGAGGAAACTACAGCAGGGGACCGATCAGAGCGCCGATCATTCTCCGGCGGTGGCGGATGCGGCGGGTAGCGGCGCCAAGAGCGCTGCGGCGGACGATTACCGCGTCCGGAAGCAGAGGATCCACGCGGGGCTCTGGATGAAGGAGATTGAGAAGATGGAGGAGGCCAAGCTCGGAGGCTCCGGTGCGGGGGACGACATCGATCGCCTTCTCGACTCCTGCTCAGA AATCTTTGACTCGGGCAACATGGAACTGGGTGATTCAAAGATTCCTAACATGACGGAGTTCAAAACCAATCCCGACGGATGGGAGACAACATCCAAGAATCAAGATGGTAACATATGGGAAATAACACAAAGAGAAGAGGACATTCTTCTCCAAGAATTTGAGCGCCGAATTGCTTTCAGTAAATTCCAG ATTGCTAGCTTTATCAGGACGCACATATTTAGTCGAAGGCGGCCCATAGACGGGTGGAAGTACATGATAGAGGAAATAGGTCCTAACGCCAGAAGAGGCAAGGGGAGTGTTCAGAGACTACCGAGCATTACTGATGCGTCCACTCAACCTTACAAGGAGGAGAAACCAGCTATAGGACTCAATCTAAATTCCCGCAGAGGGAGGTAA
- the LOC109721690 gene encoding transcription factor ILI3-like gives MSSRGRSRITDDEINELISKLQSLLPESRRRNIDRASASKLLKETCSYIKSLHREVDDLSDRLSGLMATMDDNSPQAEIIRSLLRS, from the exons ATGTCGAGCCGCGGGAGGAGCAGGATCACCGACGACGAGATCAATGAGCTCATCTCGAAGCTCCAGTCGCTTCTCCCCGAGTCCCGTCGTAGGAACATTGACAGG GCATCGGCTTCGAAGCTACTAAAGGAGACATGCAGCTACATAAAGAGCTTGCACCGCGAGGTGGACGACCTCAGCGACCGCCTTTCTGGCCTAATGGCGACGATGGACGACAACAGCCCGCAAGCGGAGATCATTCGGAGCCTTCTTAGATCCTAA